From Xiphophorus hellerii strain 12219 chromosome 20, Xiphophorus_hellerii-4.1, whole genome shotgun sequence, the proteins below share one genomic window:
- the comtb gene encoding catechol O-methyltransferase B codes for MWLTLLYGCAGGAALLYALYRWVIPSVVQYHAGLALVWHDTIVEGLLNALTQTTRPQRMLAAVQKNATRGDPRSVVKAIDQFCRQKEWAMNVGDEKGCILDSVVTEVNPATVLELGTYCGYSTVRIASLLPPDAKLITLEFNPHNAAIARQVIAWAGLGDKIQLVEGASGDWIPKMKEKFGIETFDLVFLDHWKDRYLPDTKLMEECGLLRKGSILLADNVISPGTPDYLEYIRNSPRYKSQYFRSHLEYTKAEDGLEKSVFLG; via the exons ATGTGGCTGACTCTCCTCTACGGCTGCGCCGGCGGGGCCGCTCTGCTGTACGCACTCTACAGATGGGTGATCCCGTCCGTCGTGCAGTACCACGCGGGTCTCGCGCTCGTTTGGCACGACACCATCGTGGAGGGATTGCTGAACGCCCTGACCCAGACCACGCGTCCTCAG CGAATGTTGGCTGCAGTGCAGAAGAACGCCACTAGAGGGGACCCTCGCAGCGTGGTGAAAGCCATCGATCAGTTCTGCAGACAGAAGGAGTGGGCTATGAATGTGGGAGATGAGAAAG GGTGCATCCTAGACTCCGTGGTGACTGAAGTGAACCCGGCGACGGTGCTGGAGCTGGGAACCTACTGCGGCTACTCCACCGTGCGCATCGCCAGCCTGCTGCCGCCTGACGCCAAGCTCATCACCCTGGAGTTCAACCCACACAACGCCGCCATAGCTCGCCAGGTGATCGCTTGGGCAGGATTGGGAGACAAG ATCCAGTTAGTGGAAGGGGCATCTGGTGACTGGATCCCCAAAATGAAGGAGAAGTTTGGGATAGAAACGTTTGATTTGGTTTTCTTGGATCACTGGAAAGATCGCTACCTTCCCGACACAAAGCTGATGGAG GAGTGCGGTCTCCTCAGGAAAGGCAGCATCCTATTGGCAGATAACGTCATCTCCCCAGGAACGCCCGACTACCTGGAGTACATTCGCAACAGCCCCCGGTATAAAAGCCAGTACTTCAGATCTCACCTGGAGTACACCAAAGCGGAAGATGGTTTGGAGAAATCGGTTTTCTTAGGGTAG